Sequence from the Dethiosulfovibrio faecalis genome:
GGCGGGGCGACAGGGGTTCCCAATGGTGATTTCGCCATGGCAGGTTATCGGAATGCCTATCAGGCCGCTCTCACCTTGAATTGGCTTCTCTACAGCAGCGGTTCCGTGTCCAACACGGTACGTTCCAGGGAGCTGGCTTTCTCCGGTGTCGAGGCCCAGTCTGTTCGTACTGGCCAGTCTGTGGAGAACGGCGTCAAAAAAGCCTACTACGATCTTCAGAGGTACAGAGCCAAGCTGACCGTTGCTCAGGAGTCTTTGGAGTTGGCAAGGGAGCATCTCTCTCAGGTCGAGTCTTTCTATAAATACGGTGTGGTCGCCAAGGATCAGGTACTCAGGGTTCAGGTGGACGTTTCAGACGGAAAACTCAACGTCATAAAGGCGGAGAACGCCGTGGACGTGGGGTGGAGAGCTCTGGAGAGAGCGGTGGGAACCACCTTGAGAGATGAGTTCCTCCTTCCCGAGCCCGAGACATCCGTTTCGGATCGATCCGTTCCGGAGGATCCCGTCGCCTCCGCCATGGTTCATAGGCCCGAGTTGGCCTCCTTAGAATATTCCCGCAGATCGGCCCTTTCTCTGGCGAGGGCGGCGGCCGGTTCCAGAGGGCCTCAGGTAGCCCTTCAAGGCCAGCTTCAGAACGTGGACGATAGCTTTTTTCCCGGTGGAAACGACGATTGGAAGGTGACCCTTTCCGCCACATGGGCGTTTTACGACGGCGGAGCCAGCGTTGCTCAGGAACGTCAGGCCAAGGCTTCGGCGC
This genomic interval carries:
- a CDS encoding TolC family protein, translated to MSLKYRVRLLGLMAVALTAVTIPAWGQELLTVDQALQLAYDNNPTIMASSAREEQARQSINEAEAANLPHLGASLAAQFSKDATTYPVIGGATGVPNGDFAMAGYRNAYQAALTLNWLLYSSGSVSNTVRSRELAFSGVEAQSVRTGQSVENGVKKAYYDLQRYRAKLTVAQESLELAREHLSQVESFYKYGVVAKDQVLRVQVDVSDGKLNVIKAENAVDVGWRALERAVGTTLRDEFLLPEPETSVSDRSVPEDPVASAMVHRPELASLEYSRRSALSLARAAAGSRGPQVALQGQLQNVDDSFFPGGNDDWKVTLSATWAFYDGGASVAQERQAKASAQELLYSIEDLKKQIVLEISSGKLNIESALQRIEVAQDQVASAEEDYRMALKRYTANVGTNIDVLDARVALSNARTQLVDAVYDTYTARSDLEYAMGASEKFVLKTEETQKDETEEEEKS